The Pedobacter roseus genome contains a region encoding:
- the rpmI gene encoding 50S ribosomal protein L35 yields MPKMKTNSSAKKRFSLTGTGKIKRNKAYKSHILTKMSTKRKRALGNAGIVTDADSGNVKRMLCIGK; encoded by the coding sequence ATGCCAAAAATGAAAACCAATTCCAGTGCTAAAAAGCGTTTTTCGCTTACTGGAACAGGTAAAATCAAAAGAAACAAAGCATACAAAAGTCACATCTTAACAAAGATGAGTACTAAACGTAAACGTGCTCTTGGAAATGCAGGAATTGTAACTGATGCAGATTCAGGTAACGTTAAACGTATGCTTTGCATCGGAAAGTAA
- the infC gene encoding translation initiation factor IF-3, which translates to MALGRPGFNRGPRPPFKKKEAEHNINQYIKSPEVRLAGDNVEPGIYPLAKALALADELELDLVEISPNAVPPVCRIIDYSKFVYEQKKKQKEIKSNAKQTVIKEIRFGPNTNDHDFQFKLKHAVSFLENGEKVRAYVHFKGRAIVYKEQGEILLLKFAQALEDVGKVELLPKLEGKRMFLTVAPKVAKK; encoded by the coding sequence TTGGCATTAGGAAGACCAGGATTTAACAGGGGACCACGTCCACCTTTTAAGAAAAAAGAAGCAGAGCATAACATTAATCAGTATATAAAATCGCCCGAAGTGCGTTTAGCTGGCGATAATGTTGAACCGGGGATTTATCCTTTGGCGAAAGCTTTGGCGCTTGCTGATGAACTGGAACTGGATTTGGTAGAAATTTCTCCAAATGCTGTACCACCGGTTTGTAGGATTATTGATTACAGTAAATTTGTTTACGAACAAAAGAAAAAGCAGAAAGAGATCAAATCTAATGCTAAACAAACTGTAATTAAGGAGATTCGTTTCGGTCCTAATACCAACGATCACGATTTCCAGTTTAAATTGAAGCACGCGGTAAGCTTTTTAGAGAACGGTGAGAAAGTTAGGGCTTATGTGCATTTTAAAGGAAGGGCAATTGTATACAAAGAGCAGGGTGAGATTTTATTATTAAAATTTGCTCAGGCTTTGGAAGATGTAGGAAAAGTAGAGTTATTACCTAAATTAGAAGGTAAACGCATGTTCTTAACAGTTGCGCCTAAAGTAGCAAAAAAATAA
- the thrS gene encoding threonine--tRNA ligase, giving the protein MINITLPDGSVRQYEKGTSAHQIALSISEGLARNVLAAEVNGEVWDSTRPIESDSSVKLLTWNDAAGKSTFWHSSAHLMAEALEALYPGTKFGIGPAIETGFYYDVDFGDREFSSDDFKAIETKMIELAKQKETFVRESVSKADAVKYFTEKGDEYKLDLIDGLEDGKITFYTQGSFTDLCRGPHIPNTGFVKAVKLMNVAGAYWRGDETKKQLTRIYGVTFPKASELTEYLLMIEEAKKRDHRKLGKELELFAFSEKVGMGLPLWLPKGTALRERLVNFLTKAQAKAGYEQVVTPHIGHKNLYVTSGHWEKYGKDSFQPIKTPQEGEEFFLKPMNCPHHCEIYKTKPRSYKDLPVRFAEFGTVYRYEQSGELHGLTRVRGFTQDDAHLFCMPEQVKEEFKKVIDLVLYVFKSLGFDNYTAQVSLRDPENKAKYIGSDENWRLSENAIIEAAAEKGLNTVVEYGEAAFYGPKLDFMVKDALGRKWQLGTIQVDYNLPERFELEYTGSDNQKHRPVMIHRAPFGSLERFIAVLIEHCAGNFPLWLSPEQFIVLPISEKYEEYAKKVLDELNNSDIRGLIDFRDEKIGRKIRDSEVKKIPYMLIIGDKEMAEGKVSVRKHGEGDLGEMTLEEFNNLLRKEITV; this is encoded by the coding sequence ATGATTAACATTACTTTACCTGACGGTTCTGTCCGTCAGTACGAAAAGGGCACTTCTGCCCATCAAATTGCATTGTCAATTTCCGAGGGCTTAGCCCGTAACGTGTTAGCTGCAGAGGTTAATGGCGAGGTTTGGGATTCAACAAGACCAATCGAATCTGATTCGTCAGTTAAATTGTTAACCTGGAATGATGCAGCCGGAAAATCAACTTTTTGGCATTCATCGGCCCACTTAATGGCCGAAGCTTTAGAAGCGCTTTATCCGGGCACCAAGTTTGGTATCGGTCCGGCAATTGAAACCGGTTTTTATTATGATGTAGACTTTGGCGACCGCGAATTTTCTTCGGATGATTTCAAAGCGATCGAAACCAAAATGATCGAACTGGCCAAACAAAAGGAAACATTTGTGCGCGAAAGTGTAAGCAAAGCAGATGCGGTAAAATATTTTACCGAAAAAGGCGATGAGTACAAATTGGATTTAATTGACGGCCTGGAAGATGGCAAAATCACTTTCTATACCCAGGGTTCATTTACCGATTTATGCCGTGGTCCGCACATTCCGAATACTGGTTTTGTAAAAGCAGTAAAACTGATGAATGTGGCTGGTGCTTACTGGCGCGGCGATGAAACCAAAAAACAGTTAACCCGTATTTATGGGGTAACTTTTCCTAAGGCGAGCGAGCTTACCGAATACCTGTTGATGATCGAAGAAGCTAAAAAGCGCGATCACCGTAAATTAGGAAAAGAGTTAGAATTATTTGCTTTCTCGGAAAAAGTAGGCATGGGCTTACCTTTATGGTTGCCTAAAGGAACTGCTTTGCGCGAACGTTTGGTTAACTTTTTAACTAAGGCACAGGCTAAAGCGGGTTATGAGCAGGTAGTAACACCTCATATTGGGCATAAAAATTTATATGTAACTTCTGGTCACTGGGAGAAATACGGTAAGGATTCTTTCCAGCCGATTAAAACCCCGCAGGAAGGAGAGGAGTTCTTCTTAAAACCGATGAACTGTCCGCACCACTGCGAGATTTACAAAACAAAACCGCGTTCTTATAAAGATCTTCCGGTTCGTTTTGCAGAGTTTGGTACCGTTTACCGTTACGAACAAAGTGGCGAATTACATGGTTTAACCCGTGTACGTGGCTTTACTCAGGATGATGCACACTTGTTCTGTATGCCGGAGCAGGTTAAAGAAGAATTTAAAAAAGTAATCGATTTGGTACTTTATGTATTTAAATCGTTAGGTTTTGATAACTATACTGCCCAGGTTTCGTTAAGAGATCCGGAGAACAAGGCTAAATACATTGGTTCTGATGAGAACTGGAGATTATCTGAAAATGCAATTATCGAAGCAGCTGCAGAAAAAGGCTTAAATACGGTTGTAGAATATGGTGAAGCCGCTTTTTACGGTCCTAAGCTCGATTTTATGGTGAAAGATGCTTTGGGTAGAAAATGGCAGTTAGGTACCATTCAGGTTGATTATAACCTGCCTGAGCGTTTCGAACTGGAATATACTGGTAGCGATAACCAGAAACACAGACCGGTAATGATCCACCGTGCACCATTTGGTTCATTGGAAAGATTTATCGCCGTACTTATCGAGCATTGTGCCGGAAACTTCCCGTTATGGTTGAGCCCGGAGCAGTTTATTGTTCTTCCTATTTCAGAAAAATATGAAGAATATGCAAAAAAAGTTTTAGATGAGCTAAATAATTCCGATATTCGCGGGCTGATTGACTTCCGGGATGAAAAAATCGGTCGTAAAATACGCGATTCGGAAGTTAAAAAGATCCCATACATGCTCATTATCGGTGATAAGGAAATGGCAGAAGGAAAAGTTTCTGTACGTAAACATGGTGAGGGAGATTTAGGCGAAATGACGTTGGAAGAATTCAACAATTTATTAAGAAAAGAAATAACAGTTTAA
- a CDS encoding acyltransferase family protein has translation MITAENKTNILATKQHFEILDGLRGVAAIIVVIYHFMEIAITDYNKNFLSHGFLAVDFFFCLSGFVIAYAYDNRAPHIGLFQFFKLRLIRLHPLVVIGSVLGLLTFLFDPFSDFYSIYGFGKTALLFLASAFLIPYPVMPERYTNLFCLNAPAWSLFWEYIANIFYILILYKLNKKILIVLALVGAAWLVYIGIKVPNGNLGGGWGGQNFWDGGARVLYSFSAGMLVYRFNWIIKNKLGFLGVSVLLLVAFLFPYADRYNWITEPIIVLFYFPFLVALGAGAALNPASKNICKLSGEISYPLYMTHYPFVWVFLTYVAVVKPEMSTLWVVIPVSVLILIVLAYLIMRFVDIPLRKYLKAKFLL, from the coding sequence GTGATTACAGCAGAAAATAAGACTAATATTTTAGCAACCAAACAGCATTTTGAGATTTTAGATGGATTACGAGGCGTTGCAGCCATTATTGTGGTGATTTACCATTTTATGGAAATTGCAATTACCGATTATAACAAGAATTTTTTGTCGCATGGTTTCCTTGCGGTCGATTTCTTTTTTTGTTTATCGGGTTTTGTAATTGCTTACGCTTATGATAACCGTGCGCCACATATCGGCTTGTTCCAGTTTTTTAAGTTGAGGTTAATCCGTTTGCATCCGCTGGTTGTTATTGGCTCCGTTTTAGGACTGCTCACGTTTTTATTTGATCCATTTAGCGATTTTTACAGCATTTATGGCTTCGGCAAAACAGCATTGTTGTTTTTAGCATCAGCCTTTTTAATCCCTTATCCGGTAATGCCGGAACGTTATACCAACCTTTTTTGCTTAAATGCACCTGCCTGGTCGTTGTTTTGGGAGTATATTGCCAATATCTTTTATATCCTCATCCTGTACAAACTGAATAAAAAAATATTGATTGTTTTGGCATTAGTTGGGGCGGCATGGCTTGTTTATATCGGTATAAAGGTTCCAAATGGAAATTTAGGTGGCGGCTGGGGCGGACAAAATTTTTGGGATGGAGGAGCGCGGGTACTTTATTCTTTCTCTGCCGGCATGCTGGTTTACCGTTTCAACTGGATTATTAAAAATAAATTAGGCTTTTTGGGTGTGAGTGTGCTTTTGCTTGTTGCATTTCTATTCCCTTATGCCGATCGTTATAACTGGATTACCGAACCGATAATTGTGTTATTTTATTTCCCGTTTTTGGTTGCCTTAGGTGCTGGTGCAGCACTGAATCCTGCCTCAAAAAATATTTGTAAACTTTCTGGTGAAATATCATACCCCTTATATATGACGCATTATCCGTTTGTTTGGGTTTTCTTAACTTATGTTGCCGTAGTTAAACCTGAAATGTCAACCTTATGGGTGGTTATTCCTGTTTCGGTATTGATTTTAATCGTGCTCGCTTATCTCATTATGAGGTTCGTAGATATCCCATTGCGTAAATATTTGAAAGCCAAATTTTTGCTTTAA
- a CDS encoding (Fe-S)-binding protein: MKVELFVPCFVDQLYPETAFNTLRLLEKSGCEVTYNSKQTCCGQPAYNAGYWDEAKEVGTKFLNDFTENTYVVAPSASCIGMVKGGFNDLFTNTIVHNKCRSLQSNIWELSDFLVNVAKKDYFGAELEGKAVYHDSCSALRECKIKDEPRQLLSKVHGLEMIEMEDTDMCCGFGGTFAVKFDAISSAMAEQKVNHALAQQADYIISTDLSCLLHLQGYIDKNNLPIKTMHIADVLCNGWLESTEY; the protein is encoded by the coding sequence ATGAAAGTAGAATTATTTGTGCCTTGTTTTGTAGATCAGTTATATCCGGAAACTGCTTTTAATACCTTGAGGTTATTGGAAAAATCGGGATGTGAGGTAACCTACAATTCAAAGCAAACCTGTTGTGGGCAACCGGCATATAATGCGGGTTATTGGGATGAAGCTAAAGAAGTAGGTACAAAGTTTCTGAATGATTTTACCGAAAATACTTATGTGGTGGCACCATCTGCGTCATGCATAGGCATGGTGAAAGGTGGATTTAACGATCTGTTTACCAATACTATTGTGCATAATAAATGCAGAAGTCTGCAATCAAACATCTGGGAGCTTTCTGACTTTCTGGTCAACGTAGCCAAGAAGGATTATTTCGGTGCCGAACTGGAAGGTAAAGCAGTTTACCACGATTCGTGCAGTGCTTTACGCGAATGCAAAATCAAAGATGAACCACGCCAATTACTTTCGAAAGTGCACGGTTTGGAGATGATCGAAATGGAAGATACCGATATGTGCTGTGGTTTTGGTGGTACTTTTGCAGTGAAATTCGATGCCATTTCATCAGCCATGGCCGAACAAAAAGTTAACCACGCATTGGCGCAGCAAGCCGATTATATTATTTCTACTGATTTATCTTGTCTTTTACACCTTCAGGGCTATATTGATAAAAATAACCTGCCTATAAAAACCATGCACATTGCCGATGTGCTTTGTAATGGGTGGTTGGAAAGTACAGAATACTAG
- a CDS encoding MFS transporter yields MITKNNKKTIRSWAFFDWANSAYNLVITSTIFPAYYTIITTTKEHGDKVQFFGRTYINTSLSNYALSFAYLIMAFALPMLSSIADRRGNKKSFMKFFTYMGGLACIGLYFFKLDTLEMSIILFALAAMGYIGGVLFSNSYLPEIATEEHQDRVSAQGFSYGYIGSVILQLICFLFVLKPAWFGINDASFPPRLSFLLVGVWWIGFSQIPFKILPNGTPQNDKVKTNIFKDGFSELTKVWGQLKQINKLKGFLFSFFFYSMGVQTIMLAAAGFAEKTLKLGTAKLIAVILIIQLVAIPGAMLMSFLAKKIGNVNVLIMVVLVWIGCCVYGYYITTEYQFYSLAAIVGLIMGGIQSLSRSTYSKYLPVDTKDSTSFFSFYDVTEKLAIVIGLFSFAYIEDLTGNIRYSIIALASFFIVGLIFLVLLRKIERKESLKL; encoded by the coding sequence ATGATAACAAAAAATAATAAGAAGACCATCCGCTCATGGGCATTCTTTGATTGGGCAAACTCTGCCTATAACTTAGTCATCACCTCTACCATTTTCCCGGCTTATTACACCATTATTACCACTACAAAAGAGCATGGCGATAAGGTGCAGTTTTTCGGAAGAACTTATATCAATACTTCTCTTTCTAATTATGCCTTATCATTTGCTTATCTGATTATGGCTTTTGCATTGCCGATGCTTTCGTCAATTGCAGATAGAAGGGGGAATAAAAAATCCTTTATGAAGTTCTTTACCTATATGGGTGGATTAGCCTGTATCGGTTTGTATTTCTTTAAACTGGATACGCTCGAAATGAGCATTATTTTATTTGCTTTGGCAGCTATGGGCTACATAGGAGGGGTTTTATTTAGCAACTCTTATCTTCCAGAAATTGCAACAGAAGAGCATCAGGACCGTGTAAGCGCACAAGGTTTTTCTTATGGATATATTGGATCTGTAATATTACAGTTAATCTGCTTTCTGTTTGTGTTAAAACCAGCGTGGTTTGGTATCAACGATGCATCATTTCCGCCCCGACTGTCCTTTTTACTGGTTGGTGTATGGTGGATTGGTTTCTCGCAGATTCCATTTAAAATACTTCCAAATGGAACCCCACAAAATGATAAAGTAAAAACCAATATTTTTAAAGATGGCTTTAGCGAGCTTACCAAAGTATGGGGACAGCTAAAACAGATCAACAAACTAAAGGGATTTTTATTTTCTTTCTTTTTCTATTCGATGGGTGTGCAGACCATTATGCTTGCAGCCGCAGGTTTTGCCGAAAAAACCTTAAAATTAGGAACTGCAAAACTGATTGCCGTAATATTAATTATTCAGTTAGTAGCCATTCCTGGTGCTATGCTGATGTCGTTTCTTGCTAAAAAAATAGGTAACGTAAACGTGCTCATTATGGTTGTTTTAGTATGGATAGGTTGCTGTGTTTATGGTTATTACATTACAACTGAATATCAATTTTATTCATTGGCAGCAATTGTTGGTTTAATAATGGGTGGAATTCAATCTTTATCACGTTCTACTTATTCTAAATATTTACCTGTTGATACAAAAGATAGCACTTCATTTTTCAGTTTTTACGATGTAACCGAAAAATTAGCCATTGTAATTGGTTTATTCAGCTTTGCCTACATTGAAGATTTAACCGGAAATATTCGCTACTCGATTATCGCTTTGGCATCATTTTTTATTGTTGGATTAATCTTTTTAGTGCTTTTAAGAAAAATCGAACGTAAAGAATCGCTAAAATTGTAA
- a CDS encoding RecQ family ATP-dependent DNA helicase — translation MTAIEILQKYWGHQAFRPLQQDIITSVLEGNDSLALLPTGGGKSICFQVPALVKEGICIVVSPLIALMKDQVENLKSKGIEAIAIYAGMGKREIDILLDNCIYGKIKFLYLSPERLLADLVRVRISYMNVNLIAVDEAHCISQWGYDFRPPYQQIAKLREILPNVPVLALTATATDFVRKDIIEKLEMKNPQVFVKSFARDNLSYVVFGNEDKYRKLIDICQNVKGTGLVYVRNRRETAEVANFINRNQIKADFYHAGLERDVRFLKQEEWKNNKTRIMVATNAFGMGIDKADVRFVVHLDLPESLEAYYQEAGRAGRDEKRSYAVLLANQSDILGLESRYLDSFPSPDEIRKTYHYLGNYFQLAFGAGEGLTFNFDVADFCKRFNISVLKTISALKFLEHDGYLTLSESVFLPSRMMFIASHEDIYRFQIENRAYDSIIKTILRSHGGAFDGFVKINEADLAKKTGLSYKEIVALLNKLQSIELLTYIQQTDQPQLQYVRSRADMDHFDLDVKYLGLRKEILHKQINAVVAYASSNLCRSVQLLNYFDEHHATKCGVCDVCLAEKRAENQSQMGEEIEFEIISLLQQQPLSLDDLVTNIKNGAEAERIDAIRELLDAGKIKTDGKKYYL, via the coding sequence ATGACAGCAATAGAGATTTTACAAAAATATTGGGGACACCAAGCTTTCAGGCCGCTACAACAGGATATTATTACCTCTGTTTTAGAAGGAAATGACAGTTTAGCGCTGTTGCCTACGGGTGGGGGCAAATCGATCTGTTTTCAGGTTCCTGCCTTAGTCAAAGAAGGAATCTGCATTGTAGTTTCTCCCTTAATTGCCCTGATGAAAGATCAGGTAGAAAACCTCAAATCGAAAGGGATCGAAGCCATTGCCATCTATGCGGGGATGGGGAAACGTGAAATCGATATTTTATTGGACAACTGCATTTACGGCAAAATTAAATTTCTTTATTTATCGCCAGAGCGTTTATTAGCTGATTTAGTGCGCGTTCGCATTTCGTACATGAATGTAAACCTGATTGCGGTTGATGAAGCACATTGTATTTCGCAATGGGGTTACGATTTCCGTCCGCCGTACCAGCAAATTGCTAAACTCCGCGAAATTCTTCCTAATGTTCCGGTGCTGGCACTTACCGCCACAGCAACTGATTTTGTAAGGAAGGATATTATCGAGAAACTGGAAATGAAAAACCCGCAGGTTTTTGTTAAAAGTTTTGCCAGGGACAATCTGAGTTATGTGGTTTTTGGTAATGAAGATAAATACAGAAAACTCATCGATATCTGCCAGAATGTGAAAGGAACAGGACTGGTTTACGTGCGTAACCGCAGGGAAACTGCTGAAGTAGCTAATTTTATTAATAGAAACCAGATTAAAGCCGATTTTTACCATGCAGGGTTAGAACGCGATGTTCGTTTCCTGAAACAGGAAGAGTGGAAAAACAATAAAACCCGCATTATGGTGGCTACCAATGCTTTTGGGATGGGCATCGATAAAGCAGATGTTCGTTTTGTGGTGCATTTAGACCTGCCCGAAAGTCTGGAAGCTTATTATCAGGAAGCAGGAAGGGCAGGACGCGATGAAAAAAGGAGTTATGCCGTTTTATTGGCCAATCAATCTGATATCCTTGGCTTAGAATCCCGGTATTTAGATAGCTTTCCTTCACCGGATGAAATCAGGAAAACCTATCATTATCTGGGCAATTATTTTCAACTGGCATTTGGCGCCGGCGAAGGCTTAACCTTTAATTTTGATGTTGCTGATTTTTGTAAGCGTTTTAATATCAGTGTATTAAAAACGATTTCTGCCCTTAAGTTTTTGGAGCATGATGGTTACCTCACCTTATCAGAAAGTGTTTTTTTACCTTCAAGGATGATGTTCATCGCCAGCCATGAAGATATTTACCGGTTCCAGATCGAAAACAGGGCTTATGATAGCATTATCAAAACCATTCTGCGCTCGCATGGCGGTGCTTTTGATGGTTTTGTGAAAATCAATGAAGCCGATCTGGCCAAGAAAACCGGACTTTCTTATAAAGAGATTGTCGCGCTCCTTAATAAATTGCAAAGCATCGAATTGCTTACCTATATTCAGCAAACCGATCAACCGCAATTGCAATATGTTAGGTCACGGGCTGATATGGATCATTTCGACCTGGATGTAAAATACCTCGGACTGAGAAAAGAAATTTTACACAAGCAGATTAATGCGGTGGTGGCTTATGCCTCCTCTAATTTGTGTAGGAGTGTTCAGTTGCTTAACTATTTTGATGAACACCACGCTACAAAATGTGGTGTGTGCGATGTTTGTCTGGCAGAAAAAAGAGCAGAAAACCAAAGTCAAATGGGAGAGGAAATCGAATTTGAAATCATTTCTTTACTGCAACAGCAGCCTTTAAGTCTTGATGATTTGGTTACCAATATTAAAAATGGTGCTGAAGCTGAAAGAATTGATGCGATAAGAGAATTATTAGATGCTGGTAAGATTAAAACTGATGGGAAGAAATATTATCTTTAG
- a CDS encoding PDDEXK nuclease domain-containing protein has product MLETQFADIVSLIKNARAVALKTVNSTLINLYWNIGEYIHNRVKNVEWGQSVVKQLAEFLSKNEPDLKGFSDKNLWRMKQFYESYKDYPKLSPLVREISWSHNLAIFSRCNSPESREFYIKLSKKENYSFRELDRQISSGFFERSIIGNTKLSTVLRELHTDLENSFKDTYVFEFLNLPEPHNESDLQKKLVQEMRNFILELGKDFLFISEEYKIQVGNSDFYIDLLFYHRGLQCLVAFELKVDKFKPEHLGQLNFYLEALDRDVKKSNENPSIGILLCKDKDNEVVEYALSRSLSPTLVAEYKTQLPDKKLLQRKIHELFK; this is encoded by the coding sequence ATGTTAGAAACGCAGTTTGCAGATATTGTCAGCTTAATTAAAAATGCCAGGGCAGTGGCATTGAAAACTGTTAATTCAACATTAATAAACCTATACTGGAATATTGGCGAGTATATACATAATAGAGTTAAAAATGTCGAATGGGGGCAATCAGTAGTAAAACAACTAGCAGAATTTTTATCAAAAAATGAACCTGATTTAAAAGGCTTCTCTGACAAAAATCTTTGGCGAATGAAGCAGTTTTACGAAAGTTATAAAGATTACCCAAAACTCTCACCACTGGTGAGAGAAATTAGCTGGTCACACAATTTAGCCATTTTTTCACGATGTAATAGCCCTGAATCTCGAGAATTTTATATTAAACTATCTAAAAAAGAAAATTATTCCTTTAGAGAATTAGATCGTCAGATCTCATCTGGTTTTTTTGAAAGATCAATTATAGGAAATACAAAACTCTCAACAGTGTTGAGAGAATTACACACCGATCTGGAAAACAGCTTTAAAGACACTTATGTATTCGAATTTCTAAATCTCCCTGAGCCTCATAACGAAAGCGATTTACAAAAAAAATTGGTTCAGGAAATGAGAAATTTCATTCTTGAACTCGGAAAAGACTTTTTATTTATTAGTGAAGAATATAAAATACAGGTTGGTAATAGCGATTTCTATATTGATCTTCTTTTCTACCACCGTGGCTTACAATGTTTAGTTGCATTTGAATTAAAGGTAGATAAATTTAAGCCTGAACATTTAGGTCAGTTAAATTTCTATTTGGAAGCCTTAGATAGAGATGTTAAAAAGTCAAATGAAAATCCAAGCATTGGTATTCTGCTTTGTAAGGATAAAGATAACGAAGTGGTAGAATATGCGTTGAGCCGGAGCCTCTCACCTACTTTGGTAGCAGAATACAAAACACAGTTACCCGACAAAAAATTACTTCAAAGAAAAATACACGAATTATTCAAATAA